The Streptomyces sp. NBC_01439 genome contains the following window.
TCTGCATGCTGTCCGCCTTGCCCTTGTACTTCGTCTGCAGCTGGACGTACTGCTCGTGCGCGGTACCGTCCCAGGTGTCGGTGACGACCTTCAGGGCCGAGTCCATCTCCTCGAGGTCCTTGAGGATGTTCTTGGAGACGGTGCGGATGCGGTCCGCCATCTGCTGGACCGTCTCGTACCGGACCCGAGTGTGCCCGTCGTTAGCCATGTTCTTCTCCTTGTCGGTGCGGCCGGGTGGTGAAGGGCCCGATGTCAGACGCTGTTGAGGCCGGAGCTGTTGCCGGACTGGCTCTGAACGGCCTTGAACGCGGCGCGCACCTCGTCGTCCTGGGCGTTGCTGAGGTTCTTGGTCTGCGCCACGGCGTTGTGCAGGACGCCGAGCATCCGGCGGATCTCGTCGTGGTCCTCGTTGACCATGGTCTGCGCGGACGTGAAGCCCGAGGCACCCACACCGGTCCAGCCGGCGCTCACGGTGGCCAGGATGTCGGCCAGCTCGCGGGCCTGCGTGGTGACGGCGTTGGCCGTCTGCTCGATCTTGTTCTTCGCCTGGACGACCGGATCGTCTGCAAGTCCGAAGGTGTTCGTGCTCATCGAAGCTCCTCACTTCTCAATTCGCCGGCAGCACCGGCGGATTGCGCAGCGGAGCGGACGTGCCCGGCGCGGTTGTGAACCACGCGCCCGGGCCTTCCCCCTCCGCTTCACGCGATCCCCCGATCACACTCGTGAAGCCTGTTGCCACTCTAGCCAGTTCACTGCCCGCCCCCAACACCGGTGGGGCGCTTCCGTAGATGAACTGTGACCGTTCACTGCAAACGGCGTCGGCGGCCGCGGGCATCCCGGACGACCGTCGCGGTACCGGCGATGACGGCGATCAGGATCGCGCCGATGCCGAGAGCGTACGTGCCGAACCGCTCCTCGCGCTCCTGTGCCGTCTCGGTGAGTCGCAACGGCGCCGCCTCGGGGGCGGCCGCCGGGGGCGGTCCGGGGTCGGGGACCGGAGCCTTCGGGGCCTCCTGGTCGCGGGAGAGCGCGCGCACCGGGTCGACGACGCCCCAACCCACGTAGTCGTCATGACCGTTGACCGCGCGTTCGGCGGTGTTCTGGATCTGCCAGACGATCTGCTGCGCGGACCAATCCGCGTGCTCGGCGCGCAGCAGGGCGGCGACGCCGGCGACGTACGGCGCGGAGAAACTGGTGCCGTTGTCGATGCACTGGCCGAAGCCGGGAACGGTGGAGACCATGTCGACGCCGGGCGCCGCCACCCCGATGAAGTCACCGGGCTGGGAGAATCCGGCGCGCTCGTTGTTGCGGTCCGAGGCTGCCACGGCGAGCACGCCGGGGAAGGCCGCCGGGTAGGTCTTGCGCTTCTCGCCGCTCAGGCCGTCGTTGCCCGCCGAGGCCACCACCACGACGTTGGCGGCGATGGCCTTCTGGACCGATTTGCCGAGATCGGATTCGGCGGACAGCTGTGCGTCGGTGTCCTGGGAAATGTTGATCACTTGGGCGCCCTTGGCCACCGCGTGGTCGATGGCCTGGCTCAGGTTCGCGGCGTTGCCCTTGCCCTGCCCGTCGTTCTGCCGGATCGGGATGATCGTGGATTCCGGGGCCAGGCCGACGAAGCCGGTGCCCTGCTGGGGGCGGGCCGCGATCAGCCCGGCGACCTTGGTGCCGTGGCCGATGGTGTCGACCGTGCCGTCGCCGCCCTTGGGGTCGACGAAGTCCTTGCCGGCTCCGGTGTCGATGGCCGCGCTGAGTTGCGGGTTCGCCCGGTCCACGCCGGTGTCGATGACCGCGACGCGGACGCTGTTGCCCTTCTTGTCCTTGCCCTTGGTCTGCGCCCACAACTCGTCGAGCAGCAGTCGCTGGAGGGACCAGGGCCGGTCCTCGATCTGCTTCTTCATCGGGAAGGTGCACTCCCCCGCGCCGTCGAGGCCGAGTGCGTGCGGGAGTTGCCCGGAGGGCACGGGTGCGTACGGGGACTGCGGCGCGGTGGATCCGGCCGCGGCGGCCGTGCCCGTGCCGCCCGGGGCCAGGGTGAGGACGAAGGCAGCAGCCAGGAGGGCCCGCCGGGGCGCGTGGGTCAGGGTCATCGCCGGCTTCCTCACGAACCCTGGGGCTGACGGGCGGAGTTGGTGTCCAGGCGCGGCCCCTTGGAGAGGAACTCCGACCAGGCGATGGGCACCATGGCCGGGCTGATGCCGCCGTAGCCGAGCCGGACCTGCGCCTGGCTGGCCTCGGGGCGGCCGTCCGCACCGGCCTTCGACTGGTCGGGAGCACCGATCTTCGACTGCTCGGCGTCGCTGTCGCCGTTGGCCTGGACGGCGTACCGCAGCCCGGTGTCGGTGACCAGGAAGAGGGAGCCGCCGGCCGTGGTCTGCTTGCCCTGGACCTGGGTGTACAGCAGGCCCGAGCCGGGCGTGACGTACGCGCTGGTGCCGCTGGCGGTGATGTCGATGGGGAAGCCGGTGCCGGCCCACGTGCTCAGGGTCTGGTTGCCCTGCCCGTCGACCGAACGCAGGACGCTGCAGACCGTGTCGCGGTTGTTGGCCCCGCCGGTCTGGTTGCCGGCGGGCGGCGCCGTCTGGTTGATCCGTTCGGTCTTCTTCTGGGGCCACTTGATGTCGCCAGCGAACGGGGCGGCGTCCGGGTTGATCGACTGGAGGTCGACCTCGCGGGGCTTGCCGTGCATGTTGAGGCCGTCGGTCGCGGGAGCCGAGATCAGCAGCCAGGCGACGAAGTCGGAGACCGGTGCGACCTTCCCGGGCAGCACCACGTAGTGCTGTGCGCCGGAGCCGGTCTGCGCCTTGAGCACCATCCCGACCTTGTTGTCGGCGGTGCCCAGCCCCTTGACCCCGGCGTCGGTGTTGGCCTTGCCGGGCAGCTGCGGGAACGACAGGTCGTCGCCGGAGTTGAGGGTCCCCAACCATTCCGGACTGACCTGTTGGGGGGTGGCGCCCGTGCCGACCAGCGCATTGGTCATCGTCCCGGCGGCCGGGGTGCCCTCCGGGAACTTGTACTTCGTACCGGCCGCGTCGACCAGGTAGCGCTCCTGGCCGGCGGCCGTGCTCTGCACGTACAGCGCCTGGGTGTCGGTGAGCCTGCGGGTGTCGTCCGTCTTGGCCGCCTCGCGGTCGGCGAGGACGAAGGTGGCGGTCTGCACGCCCCGGCCGTTGCCGCCGGGCTGCTGGCAGACGGCCCAGCGCTTGGCCTTGCCCGCGTCGTCCTTGGAGGGGAGTCGGTCCGGGGCGTATTGGATGCCGATGATGGGGCCGCGCGGCGGCTTGCCCGCGTCGAGGACCTTGTCCTCGACCTGGATCACCTTGAACTTCGAGGGATCCAGCAGGAGTCGGGCGGAGGCCAGGTTCAGGACCGGGTGCAGCCGCGTCTGATCCTTGCCGCCCACCTTCGTCGTCAGGACCACGTACCGCGTCGTCGAGTCCTTGCCGACGATGACCCTGGTCCCCGGTTCCGCCCAGCCCTTGGGGGCGGTCGGCTTGAACATGCCCCAGGCGCCGAATCCGGCGAGCACGAGCGCGCCCACGATCAGCCCGGGAAGGACCGCGCGCAGCGGGCGCGGCGCGCCCTCCTCGGTGCCCGTGGCGGATGGCTGGAGGAACGCGGCCACCGTGCGCCGCTTCGCAAAGGTGTACGCGTTGAGCTCATCACGTCGTGATGCCATGACCGCCTGCTTCTCCCCGCACGGCCCGGCCGGTGAGTACGGTCCCCGGGCCTCGATTGTCGGACCGGGCACCTACTATGCCTCTTGACGGACGGTATGAAGGGGCCGGGTAGGGTGAGGCTGCCGCCCAGCCCCTTCCGCACCGGTTCAATCAGGGCTTGTTGGGGTGGATTGGGGAGATTCCGGGGTCGTGCGGCAGGTGTCGCGCAGTGCCGGAACTCATGGGGTCTGGCCCCGGAAAGGGGAAGTGCGCGAGTGATGGCCACCGCGACGGAGCAGCAGGCCGGAGCGCCCGCACCGGCACGCGTCGGGGTGACGCCGCATCCGAAGTCGAGCCCCGGCCGCTTCGGCCCGTTCCGACTGCAACAGCTCGTGCTGCTCCAAGTCGCGGCAGCCGCACTCCTGGTGGCCTGGGTGGTCGAACCCTTGCTGCTGGTTCCCACCGGTGTGCTCGCACTCGTCCTGGTGGTGCTCGCCGTCGTACGCCGCCACCAGCGCTCCCTGCCGGAGTGGATCGGCGGTGTGCTCGCACTGCGTTCACGCCGGCGCCGGGCCGCCGCCTTCACCGTACCCGCGGGCACGGAGCCGGGGCTGGCGCCGCTGGTCGAGGCCGATCCGGCGCTGCGCACCCTCACCTTCAGCGACCGTGACCGGCGTCCGGTCGGCATGGTCGGCGACGGGACCTTCCTGACCGCGGTCGTCCAGGTGGACACGGACGCCACCGCGCTGCGGCCCGACCGGGCGACGCGGCCGCTGCCGCTGGCCGTCGTGCGGGACATCCTCGAAGTGGACGGCATCCGGCTGGAGTCCGCGCAGCTCGTGCAGCACACCCAGCCGGCGCCGGCCCCGCACCTGCCCGCGCAGTCGATGGCGACCCGCAACTACGCGCCGCTGCAAGCCCGGACGGGCACCCCGGCGGTCC
Protein-coding sequences here:
- a CDS encoding WXG100 family type VII secretion target, producing MANDGHTRVRYETVQQMADRIRTVSKNILKDLEEMDSALKVVTDTWDGTAHEQYVQLQTKYKGKADSMQKQLEHVAQLIERGKGDYRATDVKASRLFTEAY
- a CDS encoding WXG100 family type VII secretion target; the protein is MSTNTFGLADDPVVQAKNKIEQTANAVTTQARELADILATVSAGWTGVGASGFTSAQTMVNEDHDEIRRMLGVLHNAVAQTKNLSNAQDDEVRAAFKAVQSQSGNSSGLNSV
- the mycP gene encoding type VII secretion-associated serine protease mycosin, whose protein sequence is MTLTHAPRRALLAAAFVLTLAPGGTGTAAAAGSTAPQSPYAPVPSGQLPHALGLDGAGECTFPMKKQIEDRPWSLQRLLLDELWAQTKGKDKKGNSVRVAVIDTGVDRANPQLSAAIDTGAGKDFVDPKGGDGTVDTIGHGTKVAGLIAARPQQGTGFVGLAPESTIIPIRQNDGQGKGNAANLSQAIDHAVAKGAQVINISQDTDAQLSAESDLGKSVQKAIAANVVVVASAGNDGLSGEKRKTYPAAFPGVLAVAASDRNNERAGFSQPGDFIGVAAPGVDMVSTVPGFGQCIDNGTSFSAPYVAGVAALLRAEHADWSAQQIVWQIQNTAERAVNGHDDYVGWGVVDPVRALSRDQEAPKAPVPDPGPPPAAAPEAAPLRLTETAQEREERFGTYALGIGAILIAVIAGTATVVRDARGRRRRLQ
- the eccB gene encoding type VII secretion protein EccB yields the protein MASRRDELNAYTFAKRRTVAAFLQPSATGTEEGAPRPLRAVLPGLIVGALVLAGFGAWGMFKPTAPKGWAEPGTRVIVGKDSTTRYVVLTTKVGGKDQTRLHPVLNLASARLLLDPSKFKVIQVEDKVLDAGKPPRGPIIGIQYAPDRLPSKDDAGKAKRWAVCQQPGGNGRGVQTATFVLADREAAKTDDTRRLTDTQALYVQSTAAGQERYLVDAAGTKYKFPEGTPAAGTMTNALVGTGATPQQVSPEWLGTLNSGDDLSFPQLPGKANTDAGVKGLGTADNKVGMVLKAQTGSGAQHYVVLPGKVAPVSDFVAWLLISAPATDGLNMHGKPREVDLQSINPDAAPFAGDIKWPQKKTERINQTAPPAGNQTGGANNRDTVCSVLRSVDGQGNQTLSTWAGTGFPIDITASGTSAYVTPGSGLLYTQVQGKQTTAGGSLFLVTDTGLRYAVQANGDSDAEQSKIGAPDQSKAGADGRPEASQAQVRLGYGGISPAMVPIAWSEFLSKGPRLDTNSARQPQGS
- the eccE gene encoding type VII secretion protein EccE; the protein is MATATEQQAGAPAPARVGVTPHPKSSPGRFGPFRLQQLVLLQVAAAALLVAWVVEPLLLVPTGVLALVLVVLAVVRRHQRSLPEWIGGVLALRSRRRRAAAFTVPAGTEPGLAPLVEADPALRTLTFSDRDRRPVGMVGDGTFLTAVVQVDTDATALRPDRATRPLPLAVVRDILEVDGIRLESAQLVQHTQPAPAPHLPAQSMATRNYAPLQARTGTPAVRLTWIALKLDPELCPEAVTARGGGLAGAQRCLVRAADQLASRLAGAGFTASVLTEQELTAALATSSCANPMAITQAGRSSSTGRRTEETSRTWRCDDRRHTTYWIGRWPQLGGAGAAALPQFVALLTSLPALATNFSLTMAPAERQSVTLSGHVRVTGRSDEELVAARRELERTARGVKTGLVRLDREQVPGLLASLPLGGAR